The nucleotide sequence GCCACAGCCAAATCACACACGTGATTTCTtcgcacaaaatatttagttaagaaaataaatgcatttttaaagctGTCACAATTCACAATATGGCATATGTTACTTATATTAGTAAATGTAAGTCTGAAATGAAAACAAATTGGACATGGTATCGTAGAAACGATGCGCCTAACTAATTTTCACTGCGTACCGTATGTCGGCCATGTTTGTTATGTGACGTGAGGTTGGAACGGACAACATGCACAAATACACAATCGCGCCATCGGTTCACATTCCACTGCCGCTAGATAATTCCCTTTCTCAAAGGATTGAGAAAAGTAGGCTCACGTGAtgctaattagtaattaataaactgaaatggtgattatttggcatttttttaaatttagttcttTTTAGTCATTAACGGgagttactaaaataaaataccaaattgcAACCATAATGTTTGCACAAGTGATGATCAGAATTGAAGTTGGCAACACAGCAATAGTAAGTCACGAATATtgaataatgcaattttttttgacgtgacgtctaataaatcgatgaacgccggctgcacggacgaaaaagtgtcccattacgcacattgtcccattacactgtgtcctgttacgctcattgtacgcttgcgccgcatctatctctcttccactcgattggaacaaccatcgatttgactttttcggggcacattaaacttgaaacactcccatttgtttcctacgtTTTTTTCGTAGACAATGGTCATTAACGTAAACACATTGTAGTTTAGCTTTGTATTTTGATTGTTGATCAACATAATGATGTCTTCAAGATAGAAAAGTGACATATGGAAATTTTTCTCGGTGGATTTAATAAGTGAATCTAAAGCAAAATGCTTAATATGTGGAACACTCATCTCACGAGGCAGTTGTGGGTACCGGAAGTCGTACACAACTACAAACATGTGGAACCACGCAAAAAGATGTCATTCCAGTGAAGTGatttcagcaaaaataaataaaagttgggaGAGTGAAGTAGATGATCCTGATGTCACTCCTAGACCACATGAAAAACGTGCACTGTCACAAACAACACTACCAGCCAtggcatcaaaaaaaaaaaaaaataaagtacttgCCCACTGATCCAAGAGCACAAGAAATGACTCGAGCTGTTGCAGAAATGATCTGTGTTGACATGCAGCCACTCGATATTGTCAACAACAAAGGGTTTAAGCTACTAATGGAGAAAGCAGTACCAAAGTATGAACTTCCTTCCAGGAAACATTTGAGTACTGTAGTTATACCATTTATGTTTGAAGATGTTAAACGACAAGTAAAAACAGAACGGTGTTCAAGTAAGAATATTTAGTAAAAGactgtttttttatttcaactttacgCAAAAACTGATAATCGGTAATTGCAATTATTAGTGTAATAATCAGTAATCGGTAATCGTAATCGGCAAAGTATAATTGGTGCATCACTAATTTTAATTAAGGTATTTTCCCATTACAACTAACCCATTGCTGACAGCAACTTGAAAAATAACTGCTGTTGCACAGTGCTTCGTCCTGTGATCTTTGGCATGGTCATGTTTACTACACACACAAAATACTCAAACAAAAATGCAGGTCCAAAATCATCATACGACTTTgaggattttttaaaaacaaattttgacgTTTATGCGATACCAGACGGTATTCGTTACTTCAAAATGTTAGTATTCTAGATCCAACAATAAACCACTCGCATTATGAATttgaatgattgcacaggtctgaCAGCCTTAAATAACACAAGTTATGCCGGTGCATAGAGAGGTAAATTGTGTTATAAGTATGTACACTGAAAAACCTCAAACAAGACTTGAAATAGTATAACAATTAACGAGAATACAATAATTGCCCTTTTTAGTTCATTTATGAATACAGACATTCGGGCTGTTCAAACAAACACAACCTCTTTCTCTGGTGCCACATTCTCGTGGACTGTGACGAAAGGGAGTGACATGTGGTAtctaaataaacataattataagATCATTGTATGAATCTTTAAAAATAaagtgtcaaaaaaatttaatttcaatttactGTGTGATTTCACTCTTTCCTACCTCCCTTCATTTCTGTTACGTTTTGCCACGTTTTGTGAGGGCCATAGTTAGAAACAACTCACTGTGCTTATGCTCGGACACGCTACTCCGCCCACTACTGGTTCTTGGACGTCTTCTCGTACTCTCTGTGCAGCGTCCGCCGATAGTCCGGCTGGTTGCTCCACAGGCGCGCCGCCGTCGGGTTCAACGGACTGTCGTTGTTCGGCTCTGCAACACAAGCAAGGCCCACAGTTCACGACCAGCAGCATCAGCGAGACACTGTAATTTGTGCCTGCCATCGAAAAATCGCAGACGCAGGCGGTCAAACAACTTGGAAAACTACTGCAGTTTCCAGAACACAAGACCCGGTCGACTTTCCAGTAATAAAAAGCTTTAGAATTAAACAGCACCTTCATACAAGACGCAAGCCACACATTATTCTAGGCACAAAGTAGCACTACTTTTGGTACCCACCAAGTTACCAACGCACATTTTCTTTGAACCGCAAGCACATCCAACATGGCAGCAgagcaaaaaaattgtttacggCTGAATGAGTTGGCACATAAATACTTGGTCACCTACAAtgccatttaaatatttttgggttATCATTTTATGAAGTTATGCATGGACTTGCACACCAGCAGAGAAGAATCTACGTCAAGTctgaaaaaagactttaaaatacCAGCATTTATCCATTACTTACACACTACCAATCTTCATTAAtaagttttcaaaaattattggtgaattttaaggaattaagggcccttattcaattaaagacaaattatGAACTTTTTTAAAAGATATTAAGGAGGAAGCACGAACCCTGCCAAGCCAGCTCAGATTAAAATTTTTGCGTGACGCTCGACTGTaccacagtggcgtagccaggatttgtgtatgggggtgtgttaagaagcatgccgccctcCCCGACCCCCCCGGATTAAAGCGAGGGGTCcagggatcctcccccgggaaaatttggatttgaaggtgtaaaatagtgctattttagcagttttcggtacttaaatttaaatattgtaatggtaaaatttttattaatttttaatatgaaatttgtttgagtgatgaataagaaatgtaATTAAAGAATGGGTGCTAAGGGGGGAGGTTTgaacccctggctacgcccctgctgtgCCGGAACCAGAAGCGGACTCACCCCCGAGCAGCGACTGTATGGACAGCAGGATGGTGCGCACGTCGTACAGGGCGCTCCACTTCTCCTTGAGGATGTCGAGGCAGATGTTGCCGACCATGTCCACGTTGGGGTGGAAGCAGGGCGTCACGAACCTCACCAGAGGCGCAGAGTAGGGGTAGCTGTGCGGGAACTCCAGCGACAGCTTGTACACCAAGCCCTCAAAGACCTGCGCGCACATTCCCCCGGCTCAGTTGGGCTCGCCTCGCAACAGTACCGTTTGGAAACACTGCAAATTACATATACGCAGGGACTAGAAAAATTTCGCTGTTCCAATAACCTTCAGTACTCTTtacactcgggaaaatagcgccagttcattggctgctgatttgtgagtcgtctcaattgttggcctgtgatttgatactACTTATGCCGAGTATTTCTCTTTGGCCCAGAGTGGACCAGGTAaacagcgagccaatagcaaaaggaGCTTgaaggtatgtgtatttgaattttagcctatcgcggaatgaatccgcgaattttttccggtctctacgtacaCGGAATAATTAACAGGGTAACATTAAACAGGAAGTTCACACAAGTGTGAAcaaaaatttccctgacattcTGTGGCcaatattataaaatgttttgacaaatttttaaaactttttaaaaatttttaaaaaatatattttggattttCTTATAAGAATAAAGGCAATTCAGCTCACTGGCTGTACTAGTTCAAACAAGACCTGGCATATCATCGCTTAGCAAACAACGCCgcctgatatatttttttaacaaaattgacTTTCTGTTTCCGACGCCCTACGGATGACGTGAACTCACTGTTCCCTCCGGCCCGGTGATGGTGCCGATCCACTTGAAGAGGTTCTCGCCTTCCGGGAACGCTGACACGCTCTTGTCCGAGCTCATCTGCCGACACACACGCACCAATCACAGCTCTGCTTCCTCCAACAGAGTTCATTTTATTACTTGGGTTAGGATATAATGGCTGAAAAACCACTAAATGAAAACTAATTTAACTATCTACACACCAGCACAAAAGATATCTTATTTATAATAGAAGTATTTTTGCGGGTCATATCtttatacattaataaaaaaattatttttatggacACCTTTACAAATCAATTTGTTCATATCTAtatgaatattaatatatatatttttttaccttctaGCTTTCAAAAAGTTATACACATACACTACCACAACAAAATTCATGACAATCCTTTGCTTCACAAGACAAAAGCACGGGCATAACAAGTGTATTTTAGGTGCTACATATACAGCATTGTGTAACACTCACAAGAAGTACATGGGAAACATTTCTTGCTGCAAACtccaaaataaaagaataaaaaatagatGCAACACAATGTGTTCTAACAGAAAATCTATGAAACTTTTTACATTCTTTTCCAGAGCCGAGTATCCATGCAATTATGTAACATTATTTCCTGGACTTTTACTGTCCAAAACTTTAAACTTCCTTGACTCATTTTTTGTATTACcaattttgcaattttctaaataaaataaaaaaatccagcTTTCACCATCCCCATGGCTGGCCAAGTTCTCTATCCACTCACTTTATTccttttttataaaacaaaacctaACCCAGCACATTATTATGTCCTACAcactatttgaaaaaaataatgacaatcTTGCTATTTTACATTCAATTAACTAACAGCGGAAAATTTCCtggaattaaaagtaaattccCTAGGTTGTTCTGACCCATTCCAACCTCCCCGACATTCCAGAATGTGAACCGTGTAagcaatacaaataaaattgaCAATGTTTTAAGGATATTAAAGAAGCATATTAAAAAGAAGCAAATTTTCATCTTCAATGTTGGCAAAATTTCAGATACAAACATGccattatttttatacataaaaaatgaaACACAGAAACATATATCTGAGAAAAGTTCTagacaaaacacacacaaaaaaaaactattttaattatatgcCGTCTGCTACagtaattatttatcttaataaacatttattcttAATATATTTagatgttaataataataatacttgcCATCAAGATCATCAGCTCTTTCTGCAATCTGCGAACACACAAATTCAGGATATTAAAAGTTTATGCAACCACTTTTAAGAACAAATAACATCTGTCCAAACCAAGACAGAATGTGAAAAAAGTAGtataaaatatgaaatacatCTGATAGTGAAAAAAAAGAACGGTAACAGCGAAGTTTGCAACCATTATTAAATGATGTTGCGAGAATGCTGGCGAACAtgcgggagggggggaggggggtgaaacGAAGGTAGCGCCCATCTGTCCATTACCGCTACACGGTAATCCAATTAGCAGCGGCACCTCTCTACCTCTCTCGACGGTTCGGCATGTTCCCAAGGCCCCGTCTGCGTGAAGCGGTGCAACTAAGACGCCAATTTTCTTGCAGTTTCGAGCGTCGAGTCGGAGATTGCGACGACGCGACTCTTCCGAGGGCTAAGAGACCTTTCCATGGCGTGGCTGAGAGGTGTGCAACGGGGCAGATGACCCGTgagagcagtgaagtgaagagggcggaTGACCTCTCGGCAGACGACGGACTTTGTGTGTGCGAAGATCGGATCATCGGTGACCAAAGCACTTGGGACGGTGTTACAGTGGGAGGGGGGGCGGACGAATAAGTATTGtgaagcagtgtgttgggacagagatgCATGGTGAGAGATGAGCAGTAGATAGAGCCACTGtcaagccgagctccagtgggaagaataaaatgaaaaagttataaattcgtggacatacattttaattgtaatttatctAATAGCGTAAATATCAGGTAATGAATAAAAAGTATATAAGTAATTAACTGGGCTATCCTTTTCGGACCCGTTTTCccactttattcaattttttttttaactatctaaAAAGAGAGTTGTAGAGTTTCACAAAATAGATCAATGACACCGCAAAAGCAATCATCATAATTCAGACTGAGTAATTTTAACTTTTGGGTTGCAAACCTGCACAACTCTGCTTCCTGCTGTGCACACAGTGAACACGAAGAGCACACCTGTCTACCTGCAGCAATTTCTTTTATTCCCCTTATgtttagtaatttatttaacaaaattaataaaaggcTCAAAAGAACCCACTACACTCTTGCTTCAAAAAGCAGGGTAACAAAGTTTTGATTACTAGGTATGGCAACTAAGTATATAtcaatatttcaatatttatttttacgtcaaatttaatataatttgggaTGAATATTTTAAGGCCG is from Bacillus rossius redtenbacheri isolate Brsri chromosome 15, Brsri_v3, whole genome shotgun sequence and encodes:
- the LOC134539341 gene encoding ubiquitin-conjugating enzyme E2 C produces the protein MVVVLFLYASCNGFEEIVLNMAQNVNPFVQTQTTSPKTSEETQSRSNDNHAVSKRLQKELMILMMSSDKSVSAFPEGENLFKWIGTITGPEGTVFEGLVYKLSLEFPHSYPYSAPLVRFVTPCFHPNVDMVGNICLDILKEKWSALYDVRTILLSIQSLLGEPNNDSPLNPTAARLWSNQPDYRRTLHREYEKTSKNQ